From Thalassoglobus sp. JC818, one genomic window encodes:
- a CDS encoding sigma-70 family RNA polymerase sigma factor, with protein sequence MPKSTQTISPEFTQLVVEQHEQLRSFVRTLGVAPDWVDDLAQEVFLVAWREIDSFDSQRDLGKWLRGIARNLVRNELRKDKRRHRILHQQLSEVLVRAPETSVEAEDWNQYRMSALRDCVEQLAPKSRKIVAGRYGDGWRAPDLADSLGMTATAVRQALMRIREQLKQCIEFRVVEG encoded by the coding sequence ATGCCAAAATCGACTCAGACGATCTCACCTGAATTCACACAACTCGTTGTGGAACAGCACGAGCAGCTGCGTTCGTTTGTGCGGACGTTGGGAGTCGCTCCTGACTGGGTGGACGATTTGGCTCAAGAAGTTTTTCTCGTTGCTTGGCGAGAAATTGATTCTTTCGATTCGCAGAGGGACCTCGGGAAGTGGCTTCGAGGGATCGCTCGAAATCTGGTCAGAAACGAACTTCGAAAAGATAAAAGGCGGCACCGAATCCTTCATCAACAGCTATCTGAAGTCCTTGTCAGGGCACCTGAGACGAGCGTAGAAGCTGAAGATTGGAACCAATATCGAATGTCTGCGCTTCGAGACTGCGTTGAACAACTCGCACCGAAGAGTCGCAAAATCGTCGCTGGCCGCTACGGGGATGGATGGAGGGCTCCGGATCTGGCCGACAGTTTGGGAATGACGGCAACTGCCGTCCGGCAGGCGCTCATGCGAATTCGTGAACAGCTGAAGCAGTGCATTGAATTCCGAGTCGTTGAGGGATGA
- a CDS encoding LamG-like jellyroll fold domain-containing protein, whose translation MSKNRFEELLSLILDDDLTDAEIAELVELISHDSARLQQLRDHLRISDRLSQYEDELRDQARFLSALEVRAHAAEDSEDFVNQVVASAAHEESRQLQGSQSHSGAKNLADWARLKSMTGWIIATAATLVLIAVLARQEGLLGLKESSLLVDGEISTDPADLDDGGVAVLTRIAGLSGTGTDHWEVGETIPPGSMAWESGLLQLEFYCGATVVIEGPADIEILDESQVICRKGRLRAHVPKPARGFSVIAPSFELVDLGTEFGLNVPENGTAEVHVFDGKIELYDAESNRNQATLRELNAGDALAVESDGTSNSISVRDTDFVSPDRLSTLTDARQRERLRNWQNFRDSLPNDPRVIAYFPFDRNDHADRLLVGHGPDSSTVEGAIVGCEWAEGRWPGKASLQFKRPGDRVRITIPGEFESLSYSTWIRIDGLDRLFNSLVLADGFSVNQPHWQIRQSGSLVLGVRHAVDQSNSYKTEPIFNLFRLGQWVHLATVYDAENSCVVHYVNGELATRQPLKSAPPGLLSIGNATIGNWSAPTSRQPRSSIRNLNGCMDELIIFGQPIDEDEVRRLYEVGRP comes from the coding sequence GTGTCGAAGAACCGATTCGAAGAACTTCTCAGTCTGATTCTTGATGACGATCTCACCGATGCAGAGATCGCCGAGTTGGTCGAATTGATCTCTCATGACTCTGCTCGATTGCAACAACTCCGCGATCACCTTCGAATCAGCGATCGACTATCGCAATACGAAGACGAGTTGCGCGACCAAGCGAGATTCTTGTCTGCTCTGGAAGTACGGGCACATGCTGCTGAGGATAGCGAGGACTTCGTCAATCAAGTTGTCGCGTCCGCTGCTCATGAAGAGAGTAGACAACTTCAGGGAAGCCAATCTCACAGCGGAGCCAAGAATCTTGCCGACTGGGCCCGACTCAAATCGATGACCGGTTGGATCATCGCGACGGCTGCGACGTTAGTGCTTATTGCCGTACTTGCTCGGCAGGAAGGACTTCTCGGGCTGAAAGAATCTTCGCTTCTCGTTGATGGAGAAATTAGCACCGATCCAGCAGATCTCGACGATGGCGGAGTTGCGGTGCTCACGCGAATCGCCGGGCTGTCCGGAACCGGGACTGATCACTGGGAAGTTGGGGAAACCATTCCTCCTGGTTCAATGGCATGGGAATCGGGTCTGCTCCAGTTGGAATTCTATTGTGGTGCGACCGTCGTCATTGAAGGACCGGCGGACATTGAAATCCTTGATGAGTCTCAAGTCATTTGTCGAAAGGGGCGACTTCGTGCCCACGTTCCGAAACCGGCTCGTGGATTTTCGGTGATCGCTCCTTCCTTCGAACTGGTCGACCTGGGAACCGAATTCGGTTTGAACGTCCCGGAAAATGGGACCGCTGAAGTTCACGTCTTCGACGGGAAGATCGAACTCTACGACGCGGAATCAAACCGCAATCAAGCAACGTTACGAGAGCTGAACGCCGGCGATGCGCTCGCTGTTGAGAGTGACGGAACTTCCAACTCCATTTCCGTCCGAGACACCGACTTCGTCAGCCCAGATCGGTTGAGCACACTCACAGACGCGCGACAGCGAGAACGGCTCCGCAACTGGCAGAATTTCCGCGATTCACTTCCGAATGACCCGCGTGTCATCGCTTACTTTCCCTTCGACAGAAACGATCACGCAGACCGCCTGCTGGTCGGGCATGGTCCGGACAGCTCGACAGTCGAGGGGGCAATTGTTGGGTGTGAATGGGCTGAGGGTCGATGGCCCGGAAAGGCATCCCTGCAATTTAAGCGGCCGGGGGACCGAGTCAGAATCACGATTCCTGGAGAATTTGAGTCCCTGTCATATTCCACCTGGATTCGAATTGACGGTCTCGATCGACTCTTCAATTCACTGGTATTGGCAGATGGCTTCAGCGTCAATCAACCACACTGGCAGATCAGGCAAAGTGGTTCGCTCGTCCTGGGAGTCCGCCACGCGGTTGATCAATCGAACAGCTACAAGACAGAGCCGATCTTCAATCTTTTCCGGCTTGGACAGTGGGTGCATCTAGCGACAGTTTACGACGCCGAAAACTCGTGTGTTGTTCACTACGTCAATGGAGAATTAGCAACCCGTCAACCTCTCAAATCAGCACCACCAGGGTTGCTAAGTATCGGAAACGCGACGATTGGCAACTGGAGTGCCCCAACCAGTCGACAACCTCGATCGAGTATTCGGAACTTGAATGGATGCATGGACGAACTGATTATCTTTGGGCAACCCATCGACGAAGACGAAGTGCGTCGGCTTTACGAAGTCGGACGTCCATAA